A window from Nitrospira sp. ND1 encodes these proteins:
- the murJ gene encoding murein biosynthesis integral membrane protein MurJ yields the protein MSDPAASVEPSRPAPDETRSVVKAAGLIGVATFSSRILGFVRDMVLARLFGATPAADAFFVAYRIPNLLRELFAEGSMSAAFIPVFTEYHTLKTKRDAWELASATFTTLLTIVTAVTLLGILAAPGIVWLLAPGFRGSPDKLALTTLLTQMMFPYLIFISLAALAMGILNSLRAFAAPAFSPVFFNIFTIACMMFLSPWLPEPIIGVAIGIVVGGVAQFAMQLPGLKGRGMLFGLRFQPGHPGVKRIGWLMVPSLLGLSVTQINITVSTILASYFAGGPTYLFYGMRLIQFPLGIFGVALATAILPTLSAQAARGALDELRTTIGFGLRMIFFIILPAMLGLILLRHPIVHLVFEHGSFTKADTVATATALLCYAVGLWAFAGVRIIVSAFYSLQDTRTPAVTAGIAVGANILLSLWLMTLLDAAGLALATALASMLNGSILVAVLHRRLGRVDWGSIVWSAFRVLGACIPVAVMCLWVANASLWDQDGAWVVKSAALFGGIGVSVIGYLGVHIMLGSEELDVVLGMVKRKLGRVAKKFGAA from the coding sequence ATGTCGGATCCCGCCGCCTCCGTTGAACCATCTCGACCAGCTCCGGATGAAACCCGTTCCGTCGTCAAGGCGGCGGGCCTCATCGGCGTAGCGACCTTTTCCAGCCGCATCCTCGGTTTTGTCCGCGACATGGTGTTAGCGAGACTCTTTGGCGCGACCCCCGCCGCCGACGCGTTCTTTGTCGCATACCGCATCCCCAATTTATTGCGGGAACTGTTCGCCGAAGGGTCGATGTCCGCCGCCTTCATTCCGGTCTTTACCGAATATCACACGCTGAAGACCAAGCGGGATGCCTGGGAACTGGCCAGCGCCACCTTCACGACGCTGCTGACAATCGTCACCGCAGTGACCCTGCTGGGGATTCTGGCGGCACCGGGGATTGTCTGGCTCCTTGCCCCGGGTTTCCGGGGAAGTCCGGACAAGCTGGCGCTGACGACGCTGTTGACGCAGATGATGTTTCCCTATCTGATCTTTATCAGCCTGGCGGCCCTGGCGATGGGGATTCTGAACTCACTGCGCGCCTTTGCGGCGCCGGCTTTCTCGCCGGTTTTTTTCAATATTTTCACCATTGCCTGCATGATGTTCCTCTCGCCCTGGTTGCCGGAGCCCATCATCGGCGTGGCGATCGGCATCGTCGTCGGAGGGGTGGCGCAATTTGCGATGCAGCTGCCGGGTTTAAAAGGCCGCGGGATGTTGTTCGGTCTGCGGTTTCAGCCCGGTCATCCGGGTGTGAAGCGCATCGGGTGGTTGATGGTGCCATCGTTGCTGGGGTTGTCGGTGACGCAGATCAATATCACCGTGAGTACAATCCTGGCCTCGTATTTCGCCGGTGGCCCGACCTATTTGTTTTACGGCATGCGGCTCATTCAGTTTCCGCTCGGCATTTTCGGCGTGGCGCTCGCGACGGCGATTCTTCCGACGCTCTCCGCGCAGGCCGCCCGTGGGGCGCTTGATGAATTGCGGACAACGATCGGGTTCGGCCTGCGAATGATTTTTTTCATCATTCTTCCGGCGATGTTGGGTCTGATCCTCTTGCGGCACCCGATCGTGCATCTGGTGTTCGAGCATGGGTCGTTCACCAAAGCCGATACAGTGGCGACGGCGACGGCGCTCCTCTGTTATGCCGTCGGGTTGTGGGCCTTTGCCGGAGTGCGTATCATCGTCTCCGCGTTTTATTCCCTACAGGATACGAGGACGCCGGCGGTCACTGCGGGGATTGCGGTCGGGGCGAATATTCTGTTGTCCTTGTGGTTGATGACGCTGCTGGATGCCGCGGGGCTGGCTCTGGCCACGGCACTGGCTTCCATGCTGAATGGGAGTATCCTGGTCGCCGTGTTGCACCGGCGTCTGGGGCGTGTCGATTGGGGTTCGATTGTATGGTCGGCTTTTCGAGTGCTGGGGGCCTGCATTCCGGTCGCAGTGATGTGCCTCTGGGTCGCGAATGCGTCCCTGTGGGACCAGGACGGTGCGTGGGTCGTGAAATCCGCAGCCTTGTTTGGTGGAATCGGAGTCAGCGTCATCGGATATCTCGGGGTGCATATTATGCTCGGCTCGGAGGAATTGGACGTGGTGTTAGGAATGGTGAAGCGGAAATTGGGACGAGTGGCGAAGAAGTTTGGGGCGGCCTGA
- a CDS encoding methylated-DNA--[protein]-cysteine S-methyltransferase: MTHVITFQTAWGLIRITASEKGVTSIDLSPSDPAARQQPAEAGGAAASIVEEARAQLVAYIAGTRREFSFPVDCSAGTPFQRKVWKAITRIPYGRVRSYQWVAMRVGGKQYARAVGMALGANPVPIVVPCHRIISHDGSLGGFSCGLPLKRRLLSLEGTLNQLRNAQ; this comes from the coding sequence ATGACGCACGTAATCACGTTTCAGACCGCTTGGGGCTTGATCAGGATTACGGCTTCCGAGAAGGGCGTGACCTCTATTGATTTGTCGCCGTCGGATCCTGCTGCCCGGCAGCAACCGGCTGAGGCCGGCGGCGCAGCCGCATCGATCGTGGAAGAGGCGCGCGCGCAGCTTGTGGCCTATATTGCGGGCACGCGTCGCGAGTTTTCTTTTCCGGTGGATTGTTCGGCCGGCACGCCGTTTCAGCGGAAAGTCTGGAAGGCGATCACACGGATTCCCTATGGCCGGGTGCGGTCCTATCAATGGGTGGCCATGCGTGTGGGTGGAAAGCAGTATGCCAGGGCGGTGGGGATGGCGCTCGGGGCCAACCCGGTCCCCATCGTGGTGCCCTGTCACCGGATCATCTCGCACGACGGTTCGCTAGGTGGATTTTCTTGCGGATTGCCGTTGAAGCGCCGCCTGTTGAGTTTGGAAGGCACGTTGAATCAACTGCGGAATGCTCAGTGA
- the dtd gene encoding D-aminoacyl-tRNA deacylase has product MKVVIQRVTRASVEVEGRIIGRIGAGLLVLLGVAKGDDERDLLYIVEKLQTLRIFGDEQGKMNRTLIEAGGALLLVSQFTLLGDTSKGRRPGFDLAALPEEARTLYEQAVGRLRADGLTVETGLFGAHMQVELLNDGPVTFLLDSRRGASAPTLKS; this is encoded by the coding sequence ATGAAGGTTGTCATTCAACGGGTCACACGCGCGTCAGTTGAAGTGGAAGGCCGGATCATTGGCCGGATCGGCGCAGGTCTCCTGGTGCTGTTGGGTGTCGCGAAGGGGGATGACGAGCGCGACCTGCTGTATATCGTTGAGAAGCTTCAGACCCTGCGGATTTTTGGCGACGAGCAGGGGAAGATGAATCGTACGCTCATCGAGGCCGGCGGAGCGCTGTTGCTCGTCTCGCAGTTTACGCTCCTCGGCGATACCAGCAAAGGCCGGCGGCCAGGGTTCGACCTAGCTGCCCTACCGGAGGAGGCGCGTACATTGTACGAGCAGGCGGTCGGTCGGCTGCGGGCGGATGGTCTGACGGTGGAAACCGGGCTCTTCGGGGCGCACATGCAAGTGGAATTGCTGAATGATGGCCCTGTGACGTTCCTGTTGGACAGCCGGCGAGGAGCATCGGCTCCGACTCTCAAGTCTTGA
- a CDS encoding isoaspartyl peptidase/L-asparaginase family protein, whose translation MKPSRPILLIHGGAGRRAMTVAQAACVETALAEGHRLLMAGTPALSVVEEAIRLLEESGLFNAGRGSNRQLDGVRRMDASMMEGRDLRAGAVASIEGIVHPITAARLVMEKTAHVLLVGQSASRFADYFGLERAPRAKRTAGPQPKDLRPRAGLKHTLRLHQAIMQTGRLRARSLGKETVGAVALDLDGTVAAGASTGGVDVMLPGRVGDTPLIGCGVYADNEAGAVSMTGLGESIIRVAVAKEISDLLASGLSPLRSANRVLRKVVERIHGTAGVLVLSPDGRFAIRHSTPNMVAGVIGRDGRPHVKGRFA comes from the coding sequence TTGAAACCATCACGACCGATCCTGCTCATTCACGGTGGCGCGGGACGCCGCGCCATGACCGTCGCTCAAGCCGCCTGCGTCGAGACCGCCTTGGCCGAGGGCCACCGACTACTCATGGCCGGAACCCCGGCGCTGTCGGTCGTGGAAGAAGCCATTCGCCTGCTGGAGGAGTCAGGACTGTTCAATGCGGGGCGAGGCTCGAACCGTCAGCTCGATGGAGTGCGGCGCATGGACGCTTCGATGATGGAAGGGCGCGATCTGCGGGCAGGGGCTGTGGCCTCCATCGAGGGTATCGTCCATCCCATCACTGCCGCGCGGCTGGTGATGGAAAAAACGGCCCATGTGTTGCTGGTCGGGCAATCAGCCTCCCGCTTTGCGGACTATTTCGGATTAGAGCGCGCGCCCCGTGCCAAGAGGACAGCAGGGCCACAGCCCAAGGACTTGAGGCCGCGGGCCGGGCTGAAGCACACGTTGCGCTTGCATCAGGCGATCATGCAGACGGGCCGCCTCCGTGCGCGCAGCTTGGGCAAGGAAACCGTGGGCGCGGTGGCCTTGGATCTCGACGGAACGGTGGCTGCCGGCGCATCAACCGGCGGGGTGGATGTGATGTTGCCGGGCCGGGTCGGCGATACGCCGTTGATCGGATGCGGGGTCTATGCCGATAATGAGGCCGGAGCGGTCTCCATGACGGGATTAGGGGAGAGCATCATTCGAGTGGCCGTTGCGAAAGAGATCAGCGATTTATTGGCGAGCGGCCTGAGTCCGCTGCGGTCGGCAAATCGGGTGCTTCGGAAGGTCGTAGAGCGTATTCACGGCACGGCCGGGGTGTTGGTGCTCTCGCCGGATGGCCGGTTCGCCATTCGACACAGTACGCCGAACATGGTGGCCGGTGTGATCGGGCGCGACGGCCGCCCGCACGTGAAAGGTCGGTTTGCCTAG
- a CDS encoding VOC family protein yields MPALFHLAFPVHDLAAAKQFYVEGLGCVLGRESTSAVTFGLAGHQLVAHLSTQSTVPQKGVYPRHFGLVLTQEEEWQALADRAKAKGLTFYQQPRRRFAGTRIEHLTFFLQDPSRNLLEFKYYRHESAIFGERDVAAVGDAE; encoded by the coding sequence ATGCCGGCACTCTTTCACCTCGCATTTCCTGTCCACGATCTCGCCGCAGCCAAGCAATTTTACGTCGAGGGTCTCGGTTGTGTGCTGGGTCGGGAATCCACCTCCGCCGTCACCTTCGGACTAGCCGGGCACCAGTTGGTCGCCCATCTCTCCACCCAGTCGACAGTGCCGCAGAAGGGCGTCTATCCGCGTCATTTCGGGCTGGTGTTGACGCAGGAAGAAGAATGGCAGGCGCTGGCCGATCGCGCCAAAGCGAAGGGCCTGACGTTTTACCAACAGCCCAGGCGGCGGTTTGCCGGTACCCGCATCGAACATCTCACCTTCTTTCTCCAAGATCCCTCCCGGAATCTCCTCGAATTTAAATACTATCGACACGAGTCGGCGATTTTCGGGGAACGAGACGTAGCGGCAGTCGGGGATGCTGAGTAG
- the mtgA gene encoding monofunctional biosynthetic peptidoglycan transglycosylase — protein sequence MSKSTGSLFGRMLLWATILVGLPAAALALYWLVTLPDVSHLAKHHPTETAVMEARRAQAKEQGHPLHIKFSWVPLARIAPALQRAVVAAEDASFFAHEGFDWEGIKDAALYNLEVGEFKRGGSTITQQLAKNLYLSSERSLLRKAREALITRSLEHHLTKERILELYLNVAEWGQGVFGAEAAARHHFGKSAKELTIDEAALLAAILPSPRRYDPIRHTAYLNRRQHHIVRWLERGNGRRAGSLSTNRQAPEPHDLAPSEN from the coding sequence ATGAGCAAGTCAACTGGCAGCCTGTTCGGCCGAATGCTGTTGTGGGCGACCATCCTGGTCGGTCTCCCCGCAGCCGCCTTGGCGTTGTATTGGCTGGTGACGCTGCCGGACGTCTCGCACCTGGCCAAACATCACCCCACGGAAACGGCGGTCATGGAAGCCCGGCGGGCTCAGGCCAAGGAACAAGGCCATCCTCTGCACATCAAATTCTCCTGGGTCCCTCTGGCTCGAATCGCGCCCGCCCTTCAGCGCGCCGTGGTCGCCGCCGAAGATGCCTCGTTCTTCGCGCACGAAGGATTCGATTGGGAAGGCATCAAAGATGCCGCCCTGTACAACCTGGAAGTCGGCGAATTCAAGCGCGGCGGCAGCACCATCACCCAGCAGCTGGCGAAGAATCTGTACCTCTCGTCTGAACGCTCCCTGCTACGGAAGGCTCGCGAAGCCCTCATCACCCGTTCCCTGGAACATCATTTGACGAAGGAACGGATCTTGGAATTGTATTTGAATGTCGCGGAATGGGGGCAGGGCGTATTCGGCGCGGAAGCGGCCGCGCGGCACCATTTCGGGAAATCGGCCAAGGAGCTGACGATCGACGAAGCGGCGTTACTGGCCGCGATTCTTCCCTCCCCGCGCCGGTATGACCCGATCCGCCATACCGCCTACTTGAATCGACGGCAGCACCACATCGTCCGATGGCTGGAACGGGGCAACGGACGCAGAGCCGGCTCACTCTCGACGAACCGACAGGCACCGGAGCCGCACGACCTCGCCCCTTCTGAAAACTGA
- the yihA gene encoding ribosome biogenesis GTP-binding protein YihA/YsxC, translated as MKLLSAEFIKSSVSPEQFPPDRLPEIAFVGRSNVGKSSLINSLLHRKKLAKVSKTPGKTRAVNFFTVRTSDPKLSLLSLVDLPGYGYAKVSKTMRAQWGPMIEQYLEQRQSLGAVILLIEARVWMPQDVMTVQWVQSLGCGMIIVLTKADKLRQSERAPSLVAVRTACGLGPEVPIVLYSAETHEGRDALWGEIRTQFKT; from the coding sequence ATGAAATTACTCAGCGCTGAGTTTATCAAAAGTTCGGTCTCCCCAGAACAGTTTCCTCCCGACCGATTGCCGGAAATCGCGTTTGTCGGCCGATCGAATGTCGGGAAGTCCTCGTTGATCAATTCCCTGCTTCACCGGAAGAAGCTGGCCAAGGTCAGCAAGACGCCGGGGAAAACACGCGCCGTCAATTTTTTTACGGTCCGCACCTCGGATCCGAAGCTCTCCCTGCTGTCGCTGGTCGACCTGCCCGGATACGGTTACGCCAAGGTCTCCAAAACCATGCGGGCGCAATGGGGGCCGATGATCGAGCAGTATCTCGAACAGCGACAGTCCCTCGGGGCTGTGATTCTGTTGATCGAGGCACGTGTGTGGATGCCGCAGGATGTGATGACGGTACAGTGGGTCCAGTCTCTGGGGTGCGGCATGATCATCGTCCTGACGAAAGCCGATAAATTGCGGCAAAGCGAGCGGGCGCCCAGCCTCGTTGCCGTGCGAACTGCTTGCGGATTGGGGCCCGAGGTGCCGATTGTGCTGTACTCGGCTGAAACGCATGAGGGGCGGGACGCCTTGTGGGGCGAGATTCGTACGCAGTTTAAAACTTGA
- a CDS encoding peptidyl-prolyl cis-trans isomerase: MNDQSLSAHTCLHGYRFFLSQKGRPAPGLVRSTTGLTTTGALFFCLCLLFVLIANAEAAKLEDRIVAVVNSDLIMLSELKRDLLPEQDRLRKLYKGEDLERRLKTAEAMGVTKMIERKLQLQAARNKGVDVSDQEVVQAVEEMKKQGEAIDSADPNTARSIREQLTLMRVVDREVRGLIMVADSEMKRYYQEHQDRFAYPEEYQLSQILIKPRTPDGLSAAHGRAEALLATLKQGEPFEDLALRFSDGADASRGGRLGLVRQGELIPALEQALTSVDVGQITGIVETAEGLHIVRVDDKKPRQFRPFEQVKAEIQSLVFQQKTEDQYQIWMADLKNKAYIEIKF, translated from the coding sequence ATGAACGATCAATCGCTGTCCGCCCACACGTGCCTCCATGGCTACCGGTTCTTCTTGTCCCAGAAGGGCAGGCCTGCCCCAGGACTCGTTCGCAGCACGACCGGGCTCACGACCACAGGCGCGCTCTTTTTCTGCCTCTGCTTACTCTTCGTCCTGATCGCCAACGCGGAGGCCGCCAAGCTGGAAGATCGCATTGTCGCGGTCGTCAATTCCGACCTGATCATGCTGTCCGAATTGAAGCGCGACCTGCTTCCCGAGCAAGACCGGCTGCGCAAGCTGTACAAAGGCGAAGACCTGGAGCGCCGCCTCAAGACGGCTGAGGCCATGGGCGTCACGAAAATGATCGAGCGGAAACTGCAGCTGCAGGCCGCGAGGAACAAAGGTGTGGACGTGTCCGATCAGGAAGTCGTGCAGGCAGTAGAAGAGATGAAGAAACAGGGCGAGGCCATCGACAGCGCCGACCCGAACACCGCCAGAAGTATTCGCGAACAGTTGACCTTAATGCGAGTTGTCGACCGCGAAGTCCGCGGCCTGATTATGGTAGCGGACTCGGAAATGAAACGGTACTACCAGGAGCACCAGGATCGGTTTGCCTACCCCGAGGAATACCAACTCAGCCAAATCCTGATCAAGCCGCGCACGCCGGACGGCCTCTCCGCCGCCCATGGACGAGCCGAAGCGCTCCTGGCAACCCTCAAGCAAGGTGAACCGTTCGAGGATCTCGCCCTGCGCTTTTCCGACGGCGCGGATGCCTCGCGCGGCGGGCGGCTCGGCCTGGTTCGACAAGGCGAGTTGATTCCCGCGCTGGAACAGGCGCTGACATCCGTGGATGTGGGGCAGATCACGGGCATTGTGGAGACGGCGGAAGGGCTGCACATCGTGCGGGTCGACGACAAAAAGCCGCGTCAGTTTCGGCCTTTTGAACAGGTGAAGGCCGAAATTCAATCCCTCGTGTTTCAGCAGAAGACCGAGGATCAGTACCAGATCTGGATGGCCGATCTCAAAAACAAAGCCTACATCGAGATCAAGTTTTAA
- a CDS encoding peptidylprolyl isomerase: MTPPRTRQISSWQTRLTSAALGLCALGSLAACTEPPQEEPVIAMINGRSITQSEFDIRWEDLSQATRARYEKEGGKRRFLDELIMRELLMQEARKQGLDQSDEIREKTLRYREQLILDELLKDRIKTKVEVSKEELDAYLGKHANQLLANPKVQVSIMLLPNVYAAKDLKRQVEAGGNFTRFALRYSIDERSRAKGGDLGPYKKGLLEPELDALIPSLHPGVISDPIKTAQGYYLVKVSPLEPEILQADQATRERLRQELLAEKRRKRLDDVFAELRTGATIRLADAARYVTDEPARP; this comes from the coding sequence ATGACGCCACCGCGCACACGACAGATTTCATCCTGGCAGACACGATTGACCAGCGCCGCGCTGGGTCTCTGCGCGCTCGGGTCGTTGGCCGCCTGCACCGAACCACCGCAGGAAGAGCCGGTGATCGCGATGATCAACGGCCGATCCATTACTCAATCCGAATTCGACATCCGCTGGGAAGACCTGTCGCAGGCCACGCGCGCGCGCTACGAAAAGGAAGGCGGGAAACGCCGTTTTTTGGATGAATTGATCATGCGCGAACTGCTGATGCAGGAAGCGCGCAAGCAGGGTTTGGATCAGTCCGATGAGATTCGCGAAAAGACCCTGCGCTACCGCGAGCAGCTGATTCTGGATGAGTTGCTCAAAGACCGGATTAAGACCAAGGTCGAAGTCAGCAAAGAGGAACTGGACGCCTATCTGGGGAAACACGCCAATCAGCTCCTGGCCAATCCCAAGGTGCAAGTGTCGATTATGCTGCTGCCGAACGTCTATGCGGCCAAGGACCTCAAACGGCAGGTCGAAGCCGGCGGTAATTTCACGCGATTCGCGCTGCGGTATTCGATCGATGAACGCAGCCGCGCCAAGGGCGGCGATCTGGGCCCGTATAAAAAAGGCCTGCTGGAACCGGAACTCGATGCGTTGATTCCTTCTCTGCACCCCGGGGTCATCAGTGATCCGATCAAGACCGCGCAGGGCTATTACCTCGTGAAGGTCAGCCCCCTGGAGCCGGAAATTCTGCAGGCAGACCAGGCCACCCGCGAACGACTCCGCCAGGAACTGTTGGCCGAGAAGCGCCGGAAACGGCTGGACGACGTGTTTGCCGAACTTCGCACCGGTGCCACGATCCGCCTGGCCGACGCAGCTCGTTACGTGACCGATGAACCAGCGCGCCCGTAA